The Halorientalis sp. IM1011 genome window below encodes:
- the msrA gene encoding peptide-methionine (S)-S-oxide reductase MsrA, whose amino-acid sequence MTDTERATLAGGCFWCIEAAFKQLDGVESAVSGYAGGHVDDPTYEAVCRGETGHAEAVQVTYDPEELAYEDLLEVFFSVHNPTTKDREGPDVGSQYRSAVYYHDEGQRETVERFVEELDAEGVYDDPIVTEIEPLERFWEAEEYHQDYFEKNPNKPYCAANVRPKVQKVREKFAGQTAD is encoded by the coding sequence ATGACCGATACCGAACGAGCGACGCTGGCGGGCGGGTGTTTCTGGTGTATCGAGGCGGCGTTCAAGCAACTCGACGGCGTCGAGTCGGCCGTCTCCGGCTACGCGGGCGGGCACGTCGACGACCCCACCTACGAGGCGGTCTGTCGGGGCGAGACCGGCCACGCCGAGGCGGTGCAGGTGACCTACGACCCCGAGGAACTGGCCTACGAGGACCTACTCGAAGTCTTCTTCAGCGTCCACAACCCGACGACGAAGGACCGCGAGGGACCGGACGTGGGGAGCCAGTACCGTTCGGCCGTCTACTACCACGACGAGGGCCAGCGCGAGACCGTCGAGCGGTTCGTCGAGGAACTCGACGCCGAGGGGGTCTACGACGACCCCATCGTGACCGAGATCGAACCGCTGGAGCGGTTCTGGGAAGCCGAGGAGTATCACCAGGACTACTTCGAGAAGAACCCGAACAAGCCCTACTGCGCGGCCAACGTCCGGCCGAAGGTCCAGAAGGTCCGCGAGAAGTTCGCGGGGCAGACCGCCGACTAG
- a CDS encoding amphi-Trp domain-containing protein has translation MANGTESEDDRTRIRTGRDFEREYRLDADEAGRFLIALGEQLRDGDELTISTDEWELPFAFGEPVGLEVDFEGVDDPELEIELELPGRTDERAPDVA, from the coding sequence ATGGCCAACGGAACTGAATCCGAGGACGACCGCACGCGCATCCGCACGGGTCGCGACTTCGAGCGGGAGTACCGACTCGACGCCGACGAGGCCGGGCGGTTCCTGATCGCTCTCGGCGAACAGTTGCGGGACGGCGACGAACTGACGATCAGCACCGACGAGTGGGAACTCCCCTTCGCGTTCGGCGAACCCGTCGGACTGGAGGTCGACTTCGAGGGGGTCGACGATCCCGAACTGGAGATCGAACTGGAACTGCCGGGTCGCACCGACGAGCGCGCGCCCGACGTGGCGTGA
- a CDS encoding disulfide bond formation protein B, with product MPDRPGPATWLIAGTLVAAVATAGSLFFSLGLGLVPCDLCWYQRILMYPLVVVLGVATVELRPAVWKTALPLSLGGLALASYHSVLQVTSSSCAFGGACAAIQWRLPVLGLTIPNLSVLGFALVAITVVAASGLVGGGAGD from the coding sequence ATGCCTGACCGTCCCGGCCCGGCGACGTGGCTCATCGCCGGGACGCTGGTCGCCGCGGTCGCGACCGCCGGGAGCCTCTTTTTCAGCCTCGGGCTCGGGCTCGTCCCCTGTGACCTGTGCTGGTACCAGCGGATCCTGATGTACCCGCTGGTGGTCGTGCTGGGCGTCGCCACGGTCGAGTTACGGCCGGCGGTCTGGAAGACCGCGCTCCCCCTCTCCCTGGGCGGCCTCGCGCTGGCGAGCTATCACTCCGTGTTGCAGGTCACGTCGAGTAGCTGTGCGTTCGGCGGTGCCTGTGCCGCGATCCAGTGGCGACTGCCCGTCCTCGGGCTGACGATCCCGAACCTCTCGGTACTCGGATTCGCACTGGTGGCGATCACCGTCGTCGCCGCGTCGGGACTGGTCGGTGGCGGTGCCGGCGACTGA
- a CDS encoding DsbA family protein, protein MSGNDCPVCDGGFDSAGAVRDHAWEAHGVCHYCGDRVDGDEKAALYRHWLVAHPDDLSRRDRSQAENEVDSITFGDRLSNGGVGAAVRGLPRRAFLVGGGVLAIGGVAAGGVALRNALGGTEEIQTEEAGPVGTAPIPVSPGEYDYAVMGSADAAATVTYFGSWKCPACAQFDEGFFPTLVSDYVAPGDLRIEFRHIATFDGEPFLGPDAPNAGHAGLAVWNTDPGAYWRFHEVVFRNQPPEAKRWATPRKLEAFAEAAGVSDPGAVRTAVENDEYADELQATDRRATQVGVSGTPTLRIGNSLVSPSNQQQTRNRIEDAISNA, encoded by the coding sequence ATGTCCGGGAACGACTGTCCGGTCTGTGACGGGGGGTTCGATTCCGCCGGGGCAGTGCGGGACCACGCCTGGGAGGCACACGGTGTCTGCCACTACTGTGGGGATCGGGTCGACGGGGACGAGAAAGCGGCGCTGTATCGCCACTGGCTGGTCGCCCATCCAGACGACCTGTCGCGCCGGGATCGCAGCCAGGCCGAGAACGAGGTCGACTCGATCACGTTCGGCGACCGACTCTCCAACGGCGGGGTCGGGGCGGCCGTCCGCGGACTCCCACGGCGGGCGTTTCTGGTCGGCGGCGGCGTCCTCGCGATCGGCGGGGTCGCGGCCGGCGGGGTCGCGCTGCGCAACGCGCTGGGTGGGACCGAGGAGATCCAGACGGAGGAGGCCGGCCCGGTCGGCACCGCACCGATCCCCGTCTCGCCCGGTGAGTACGACTACGCCGTGATGGGGAGCGCCGACGCGGCCGCGACCGTCACCTACTTCGGGAGCTGGAAGTGTCCGGCCTGTGCGCAGTTCGACGAGGGGTTCTTCCCGACGCTGGTCTCCGACTACGTCGCGCCCGGCGACCTCCGGATCGAGTTCCGGCACATCGCCACCTTCGACGGCGAGCCGTTCCTCGGCCCGGACGCGCCGAATGCGGGCCACGCCGGGCTGGCCGTCTGGAACACCGACCCGGGCGCGTACTGGCGCTTCCACGAGGTCGTCTTCCGGAACCAGCCGCCGGAGGCGAAACGCTGGGCCACCCCGCGGAAACTCGAAGCGTTCGCAGAGGCCGCCGGGGTCTCCGATCCGGGCGCGGTGCGGACGGCCGTCGAGAACGACGAGTACGCGGACGAATTGCAGGCGACGGACCGGCGGGCGACGCAGGTGGGCGTCAGCGGGACGCCGACGCTCCGGATCGGCAACAGTCTCGTCTCACCGTCGAACCAGCAGCAGACGCGAAACCGCATCGAGGACGCGATCTCGAATGCCTGA
- a CDS encoding Lrp/AsnC family transcriptional regulator: MASEDIDDVDRAILHALQEDARNRSSGEIAERTGTSDSTVRKRIQRLESEGVIKGYSADVDYGKSGYPLRVLLFCTASIPERGDHIPEILDIDGVVSVQELVTGEQNLLVTAVCEDDDDITPIAQELLDMGLTVADEVLVRSHETTPFGGFDPDEES, encoded by the coding sequence ATGGCCAGCGAGGATATCGATGACGTGGACAGGGCGATCCTCCACGCGCTCCAGGAGGACGCACGGAACAGGTCCTCGGGCGAAATCGCGGAGCGAACCGGGACCTCGGACAGCACGGTTCGCAAGCGGATCCAGCGCCTGGAGTCCGAGGGCGTCATCAAGGGCTACAGCGCCGACGTCGACTACGGCAAGTCCGGCTACCCACTCCGGGTGCTCCTCTTCTGTACCGCCTCGATCCCCGAACGCGGCGACCACATCCCCGAGATCCTCGATATCGACGGCGTCGTCTCGGTCCAGGAACTGGTCACCGGCGAGCAGAACCTGCTCGTGACCGCCGTCTGTGAGGACGACGACGACATCACGCCGATCGCACAGGAACTGCTGGACATGGGGCTGACCGTCGCCGACGAAGTCCTCGTCCGGAGCCACGAGACAACACCGTTCGGTGGCTTCGACCCGGACGAGGAGTCGTAA
- a CDS encoding proton-conducting transporter membrane subunit, whose translation MTGQTETETVGQLPNTSTSTPLAPAVFTRLVWALLVASVGALAARQLTGGNWEVPGLVAVDGLTVLLWVVVTFFSGIVHSYSRRYMAGSEHLTRFFTRLFAFTLSVMVLAAADHVALFGAAWLAMGLVMADLIGTVKGWPQAQAAAGLARRYFLASSALLGGALATLAWTTSATSISGILAAVDTVPHSILLVAAGLLLLAAMVQSALVPFHTWLLSSMTAPTPASALMHAGFVNAGGILLLRFAPVVTVDPAFMLLITVVGATSALLGKLLKTVQSDVKRKLGCSTTGQMGFMIAQAGLGFFGAAITHLILHGFYKAYLFLSAGSQVEATSPTKSTTGSTTLVGGAVAVCSAIAGGVLFALLTGKGTHLDSGLLLTGLISLTTLHATWTAVQQTDLPATLRYGVVPLFFLPAIAVYAGVYTAVTAVLAGVPLVTAPADLTVVHVVVSAAFLAAYVGIETGVYRRSRRLYVALINAAQPATDTLLTATEEYNEY comes from the coding sequence ATGACCGGACAGACCGAGACGGAAACCGTGGGACAGCTCCCGAACACGTCGACTTCGACGCCGCTCGCGCCGGCGGTGTTCACGCGACTGGTGTGGGCACTGCTGGTCGCGAGCGTCGGTGCGCTCGCCGCGCGACAGCTGACTGGTGGGAACTGGGAAGTCCCCGGACTGGTCGCCGTCGACGGGTTGACCGTCCTGCTGTGGGTCGTCGTGACCTTCTTCAGCGGCATCGTCCACAGCTACTCACGGCGCTACATGGCCGGCAGCGAACACCTCACGCGCTTTTTCACGCGGCTGTTCGCGTTCACGCTCTCCGTGATGGTGCTCGCCGCCGCCGATCACGTCGCCCTGTTCGGGGCCGCGTGGCTGGCGATGGGGCTGGTGATGGCCGACCTGATCGGCACGGTGAAGGGCTGGCCGCAGGCACAGGCCGCCGCCGGGCTCGCACGCCGGTACTTCCTCGCCAGCAGCGCGTTGCTGGGCGGTGCTCTCGCGACCCTCGCCTGGACGACGAGTGCGACGAGTATCTCGGGGATTCTGGCGGCCGTCGACACGGTCCCGCACTCGATCCTGCTCGTGGCGGCCGGCCTGCTCCTGCTGGCGGCGATGGTCCAGTCGGCGCTGGTCCCCTTCCACACCTGGTTGCTCTCCTCGATGACCGCGCCGACGCCGGCCTCGGCGCTGATGCACGCCGGCTTCGTCAACGCGGGCGGCATCCTCCTGCTTCGCTTCGCCCCCGTGGTCACCGTCGACCCGGCGTTCATGCTCCTGATCACGGTCGTCGGCGCGACCAGCGCACTGCTCGGAAAGCTGCTGAAGACCGTCCAGTCGGACGTGAAGCGCAAACTCGGCTGTTCGACGACCGGGCAGATGGGCTTCATGATCGCACAGGCCGGCCTCGGCTTCTTCGGGGCCGCCATCACCCACCTGATCCTCCACGGGTTCTACAAGGCCTACCTGTTCCTCTCCGCGGGGAGTCAGGTCGAAGCCACCAGCCCGACGAAATCGACGACCGGGTCGACGACCCTCGTCGGCGGTGCCGTGGCCGTCTGCTCGGCGATCGCCGGCGGTGTCCTGTTCGCGCTGCTCACCGGGAAGGGGACCCACCTCGACAGCGGTCTCCTGCTGACCGGGCTGATCTCGCTGACGACGCTGCACGCCACCTGGACCGCGGTCCAGCAGACGGATCTCCCGGCGACCCTCCGGTACGGCGTCGTCCCGCTGTTCTTCCTGCCCGCCATCGCGGTCTACGCGGGCGTCTACACCGCTGTCACCGCCGTGCTGGCCGGCGTCCCGCTCGTGACCGCACCGGCCGACCTGACGGTCGTCCACGTCGTCGTATCGGCGGCATTCCTGGCCGCCTACGTCGGCATCGAGACGGGCGTCTACCGCCGGAGCCGTCGCCTGTACGTGGCGCTGATCAACGCCGCACAGCCCGCGACCGACACCCTGCTGACCGCCACGGAGGAGTACAATGAATACTGA